The Natrinema saccharevitans genome includes the window TTTTTCCGTCCAGTCGGTCATTGCCCCGTGGTCAGGGTGAGTCGCGTTTAGTGGTTGCGGAGCGGTACTCGTCGCCGATCGGTTGCGGGCGGTCGTGATACGAGCCTCCCACGCAGTCGGTTCAGTTCTCGGCGTCGAGAGCCGCCGCTCGAGCCGCTGACCGGAGTTCGACGGCGGTCTTCTCGACGTCGGAAAACCCGTCTCTGAGCGCCTCGAGCGGGTCGTCGGCGACCGGAATCAGCTTGATCCCGTCGGGAAGCTGCACGAGGTGATACCGGTCTCCGTATCGTTCCCGGACCTCCGACGGGAGCGTGAGAGGGCCGCGGTCGTCCACCGTCATCTCGGACGTGCGTCTCCGGACGGCCCTTCGAACACGAATTTGCCACCTAATCGGGGCCGATCGCCTCGAGACACTCGCTCGCCCGTGGATGCTCGTGGGTCGGCGCGCCCATCCGGTAGTCCTCCCGTCGGGTCGTCAGCGACGCGATGACGGTTCCGTCGCTCCCGTAGTCCGAGACCGTGACGACGACGCGATCCGATTCGACGGTCACGCCCGGGCCCTCGCCGATTTCGAAGACGACCGTCCCCGAAAACGGCGCGTCGACGTCGTCGCCGACGGTGACGCCGTCCTCGAGGATCGTGTCGCCGTACAGCCCGTCGTCGTAAAACCCGGCGTTCGCGTAGGCGACATCGCCGTCCTCGAATTTGCCAGTCACCGTGGCTCGGGAGCAGGAGTGAAACGTAATCGTTCGTCCGTCCCGTTCGATCGTCGCCGGCTCGTCGT containing:
- a CDS encoding AbrB/MazE/SpoVT family DNA-binding domain-containing protein; the encoded protein is MTVDDRGPLTLPSEVRERYGDRYHLVQLPDGIKLIPVADDPLEALRDGFSDVEKTAVELRSAARAAALDAEN